The sequence below is a genomic window from Pleuronectes platessa chromosome 13, fPlePla1.1, whole genome shotgun sequence.
tgGAACCTGAATGGTAATTGGCTGCTGACGGCGTCACGTGACCACCTGTGCAAACTGTTTGACATCAGAAACctgaaggaggagctgcaggtgttCCGAGGACACAAGAAGGAGGCGACGGGTGAGAACACAAAACAATACGAtatcacagactgtaaataaagatggatgacgtgaaGGCTCCTCAAACTGAGGCCAAATCATCTgggctgccccctagtggctggccaCAGTATAGGCCTCCTGTATGTGAGCAGAGTCTGACTCAAAATGATGTCTGTTATTTCTGGTTCTATGTTCTCAGCTGTTGCCTGGCATCCCGTCCACGAAGGTCTGTTTGCCAGCGGAGGTTCTGATGGTTCTCTGCTCTTCTGGCACACCGGGtaaaaatgacacacacacactcacacactcccatGAGATTGATCAATGTGTTGTGTACTcaggtgtttgttgttgttgtcagggtggagaaggaggtgggagGGATGGAGATGGCTCATGAGGGAATGATCTGGAGCCTGGCGTGGCACCCGCTGGGTCACATCCTGTGCTCCGGCTCCAACGACCACACCAGGTATCCACACAATGTCAACACAACGTCCTCACAACATATCTATTTCCTGTACACAGAGTGGGCTGTGAGCAGTTGACAGTTCATTTGAAGCAGCTGACGCTGTCTCactcagatttgtttttattttcagtaaattCTGGACGAGGAATCGACCAGGCGATAAGATGAGAGACCGTTACAACTTGAACCTGCTGCCGGGGATGTCGGAGGACGGCATGGAGTATGGTGAGTGTCAGAGGAGCAGACGCAACACAAAGGTTCTGACTTTACTTCACAGCTgatgtttgtgcgtttgtgtttcaGACGACATGGATCTGAACAGCATGGCCTGCATCCCCGGTATGGGGATCCCCGAGCAGCTGAAGGCCGCcatggagcaggagcagagcagtAAGTCTCATCCTGGACCTCAGAGagtttcagtgttttaacaCATTTACTCTCCAAACCTTCATGTGTGTTGaactcatttcctgttttaaacAGGTTCTTgtttcattcttttctttctcgTCAGCAGTAAAACGGATGATTTGCACTTTATTGGGTCTAAAGTCTCAAATGTTCATGTAGTAGTCAGATGATGTTTTGTAATACAATAATGTAATATAGGTGCTACTCGGGTGTTGCTCAGGTGTAAACTTTGTATCCAGGTAAAGAGGCAGCCCCGGAGGTCGAGATGTCTATCCCTGGTCTGGACTGGGGCATGGACGAAGTTATGGGTAAAGACGCCAAGAAGGTCCCTCAGAAGAAAGTGCCCTACGCCAAACCAATCCCGGCCCAGTTCCAACAGGTAGACGGCTGCAGCAGAGCACCTGGTCCACACCTGGACACTTACAGAAGCAgctgtggttttgtgtgttttgtgtgtttactgtgacCTCCTTCCTCTCACCACAGGCCTGGGCGGACAATAAAGTTCCCATGATGCCGCCCTCTGGAGATCAGTCCAAAGAGCGAAAGGTGGAGCAGAAGGTGGAGGGGAAGAAGAAAACTCAGGCAGAGATGGAGCAGGAGATGGCAGCTCTACAGTACACCAAccctctgctgctggaggtgaGAGGCTCCGCCTTCTCTTGGAACATAACAACTActcatttttaatttttttaagagtttttatataaacgacgacacattaaaaacacaaacacctgaaaACAGAATCTCATTAAACTGTGTTTTGGTTCCGTGCAGCAGATGAAGATGGACCGGATGAGCACAGACGGGAACATGGGCCCCCCACAGGGACAGGGCCCCATGCCCCCCTTCCCTGGCCCCGGAGGCCCTGCAGGTCCTGGGGCCCCTATGCCTCCAGGCCAGCAGGGATTTCACCCAAACATGCCTCCTCAGCAAATGCCCCCCCCAATGGGCCCTGGAGGTATGCAGCCCCCTTTCATTCCCTCTGGACAAATGGGGCCCCCTTCAGGACCTCAGCCTCACCAGGGGCCGCCTCAGGGCATGATGGGACCGCCAGACATGCAAGGACCTCAAGGATTGCAGAGACATTCTGGCCCTCATAGAAACATGGGTGCTCAAGGGCCTCACAGTATGGGGTCTGGACCCAGAGGGATGCAGGGCCCTCCTGGTGGGATGATGGGCCCTCCTCCTCGAGGAATGGGTCCAAGGGATCCTCAAGGGCCTCCATCTCAGGGGGGCATGATGCCACCTCAAGGAAACATGATGGGCCCCCAGGTTCCTATGCAGGGTGGAATGATGGGCCCCCCACcaaggacacacaacaacatgcCAAACAATTATGGGATGGGCAACCTGCAGGGGCCCCCAGGAGGAATGCATGGACCTCCAGGAAAAATGCAGGGGCCCCCTGGTAACATGCAAGGACCCCATGGTAACATGCAGGGCCCCCCTGGCAACATGCAAGGACCCCATGGTAACATGCAAGGGCCCCCATACATGCACCAGGTGAGTTTCTGTGACTGAGATTCAGCTTATGTAAAATGTTGATAAGCAACAGGACTGGCCCTGGATCAGGTTTTAAAGGTCTGATCATACGCACTCATGTGGTCTTTGCAGGGTCAAAACTCGGGACCCATAATGCACGGCATGGGGCCGCAGGGGCCCAACAACAAAGGTAAGAGACAACTAAGTTAAGTTTGAACGTAGCCAGATGTTGAGACCTGTTTTAGTTCTGCTACCGTCTCAGATCCTGTGGTGTCCCTCAGGGATCATGTAGGGTcccttgtttatttgttgtgtgtCACCACCTTTCCATCAAAGTGAACCCGGTGTTGGTTCCAAGCTGGTTCAACTTGTAAAGCTTTTAGAACCAGGTTTGCTCTTGGCCATGGCCGCCTCAGACACACATCACCACGTCAGCTTCTACGCCTCGGTCTACGTCTCTAGGCCTCAACTGTATGAATAAAACTATGGcacttattaaatattaataagaagCGTGTCAGTGTGAGTAGATTCTGTTTTTATGAACAAATCCCAGGTAACAAAACATCAGATTCTTAATACAAACTGCGTGAGTGGGTTTCAAGAAGATGATTCTTCTCAAGAACAGTTGGTGAATGATTAGTGTCTAATGTTTGGGAATGTTAAAATATCTTTTTGACTAAATATTCATGTCGGAGTAAAACAATGAAACTTATGTTTCAATCAGGAACATTCTGatcaaattattatatattattaaaacctcAGTTGAGAATTGATTTTCAGCTTATTCTCATCGTGTCAACTGGCTCTTCTCATCTAGGAGATCCCCGGGGGCCCCCTCCTAACCACCACATGGGCCCTTCTGACCGACAGGGTCCTGGAGGACCAGACCAGGGATCTGGGCCGTACTGGGCGGACAACCAGCAGGGTCGGCGTGGACCACAGGAATTTGAGGGAGGCCAGGACTTTCacggcagaggagaggagggctgGAGAACAGGACCTGGACCAGGAtaccagggaggggggggacacagggggggaggacacagaggagggaaTGGAGGGAACTGGGGTCCTGACGAAAGGTTCAGTGGAGGAGAATTTAGAGGACGGAGAGACGACAGGTCAGATGCTTTCCACTCCTGAATGTGAGAACTTGTAGTAACTCAGGTCTGAACTGGTCTGAACTGGACTCTGTTTCAGGTACAGAGGAGGCGGCCC
It includes:
- the wdr33 gene encoding pre-mRNA 3' end processing protein WDR33 isoform X1, translated to MATDIGSPQRFFHMPRFQHQAPRQVFYKRPDFAQQQAMQQLTFDGKRMRKAVNRKTIDYNPSVIRYLENRLWQRDYRDFRAIQPDAGCYNDLVPPIGMLNNPMNAVTTKFVRTSTNKVKCPVFVIRWTPEGRRLVTGASSGEFTLWNGLTFNFETILQAHDSPVRAMTWSHNDMWMLTADHGGYVKYWQSNMNNVKMFQAHKEAIREASFSPTDNKFATCSDDGTVRIWDFLRCHEERILRGHGADVKCVDWHPTKGLVVSGSKDSQQPIKFWDPKTGQSLATLHAHKNTVMEVKWNLNGNWLLTASRDHLCKLFDIRNLKEELQVFRGHKKEATAVAWHPVHEGLFASGGSDGSLLFWHTGVEKEVGGMEMAHEGMIWSLAWHPLGHILCSGSNDHTSKFWTRNRPGDKMRDRYNLNLLPGMSEDGMEYDDMDLNSMACIPGMGIPEQLKAAMEQEQSSKEAAPEVEMSIPGLDWGMDEVMGKDAKKVPQKKVPYAKPIPAQFQQAWADNKVPMMPPSGDQSKERKVEQKVEGKKKTQAEMEQEMAALQYTNPLLLEQMKMDRMSTDGNMGPPQGQGPMPPFPGPGGPAGPGAPMPPGQQGFHPNMPPQQMPPPMGPGGMQPPFIPSGQMGPPSGPQPHQGPPQGMMGPPDMQGPQGLQRHSGPHRNMGAQGPHSMGSGPRGMQGPPGGMMGPPPRGMGPRDPQGPPSQGGMMPPQGNMMGPQVPMQGGMMGPPPRTHNNMPNNYGMGNLQGPPGGMHGPPGKMQGPPGNMQGPHGNMQGPPGNMQGPHGNMQGPPYMHQGQNSGPIMHGMGPQGPNNKGDPRGPPPNHHMGPSDRQGPGGPDQGSGPYWADNQQGRRGPQEFEGGQDFHGRGEEGWRTGPGPGYQGGGGHRGGGHRGGNGGNWGPDERFSGGEFRGRRDDRYRGGGPGRPGGRGYPDAYGGQEEGFDSPEEIGRGWDTGGRGRPPRGGGAPRGGGQDGYRDGQQMHDGSSPAGRERPSSLQGMDMASLPPRKRPWQDGPGTGERESPGADGGRPPQREEGSYGPSGRGGRGAWGPGGPGPGPRRGGPPPRGALRGGVRGR
- the wdr33 gene encoding pre-mRNA 3' end processing protein WDR33 isoform X2, encoding MATDIGSPQRFFHMPRFQHQAPRQVFYKRPDFAQQQAMQQLTFDGKRMRKAVNRKTIDYNPSVIRYLENRLWQRDYRDFRAIQPDAGCYNDLVPPIGMLNNPMNAVTTKFVRTSTNKVKCPVFVIRWTPEGRRLVTGASSGEFTLWNGLTFNFETILQAHDSPVRAMTWSHNDMWMLTADHGGYVKYWQSNMNNVKMFQAHKEAIREASFSPTDNKFATCSDDGTVRIWDFLRCHEERILRGHGADVKCVDWHPTKGLVVSGSKDSQQPIKFWDPKTGQSLATLHAHKNTVMEVKWNLNGNWLLTASRDHLCKLFDIRNLKEELQVFRGHKKEATAVAWHPVHEGLFASGGSDGSLLFWHTGVEKEVGGMEMAHEGMIWSLAWHPLGHILCSGSNDHTSKFWTRNRPGDKMRDRYNLNLLPGMSEDGMEYDDMDLNSMACIPGMGIPEQLKAAMEQEQSSKEAAPEVEMSIPGLDWGMDEVMGKDAKKVPQKKVPYAKPIPAQFQQAWADNKVPMMPPSGDQSKERKVEQKVEGKKKTQAEMEQEMAALQYTNPLLLEMKMDRMSTDGNMGPPQGQGPMPPFPGPGGPAGPGAPMPPGQQGFHPNMPPQQMPPPMGPGGMQPPFIPSGQMGPPSGPQPHQGPPQGMMGPPDMQGPQGLQRHSGPHRNMGAQGPHSMGSGPRGMQGPPGGMMGPPPRGMGPRDPQGPPSQGGMMPPQGNMMGPQVPMQGGMMGPPPRTHNNMPNNYGMGNLQGPPGGMHGPPGKMQGPPGNMQGPHGNMQGPPGNMQGPHGNMQGPPYMHQGQNSGPIMHGMGPQGPNNKGDPRGPPPNHHMGPSDRQGPGGPDQGSGPYWADNQQGRRGPQEFEGGQDFHGRGEEGWRTGPGPGYQGGGGHRGGGHRGGNGGNWGPDERFSGGEFRGRRDDRYRGGGPGRPGGRGYPDAYGGQEEGFDSPEEIGRGWDTGGRGRPPRGGGAPRGGGQDGYRDGQQMHDGSSPAGRERPSSLQGMDMASLPPRKRPWQDGPGTGERESPGADGGRPPQREEGSYGPSGRGGRGAWGPGGPGPGPRRGGPPPRGALRGGVRGR